From a region of the Nostoc sp. UHCC 0870 genome:
- a CDS encoding DUF3854 domain-containing protein, with protein MFGKHNLPITITEGAKKAASLLSQGHATIGLPGIYAGYRSKDEHGEQIEPVLHEELAIFATPNRHIQFCFDYETKPKTLHNIQIATSRTGRLLEQQGAKVKVVTLPGPDKGVDDFIVAVGSLAYEKVSHQAMNLKDWQQRHQQRAIAIEPPRKLTPEQRQQRLASESNQTQEQINGIPQQHRPNTSHSTSSRILNGEDRGIKQQNPTPRTEPNTRDDQFLTAISRDVEFQEIEQFGDDIARINQSIRNNDIRSQPTERVSGGANQNDSAIIDYTGTHTRISQSSLDAIADFVDQSTIESAIVEKLSLLSQELSQFHHDFSSETNYTRAIEIGS; from the coding sequence GTGTTTGGAAAACATAATCTCCCTATTACGATCACTGAAGGAGCGAAGAAGGCCGCCAGTTTGTTAAGCCAGGGTCACGCCACTATTGGACTGCCGGGAATCTATGCAGGGTATCGCAGTAAGGATGAACATGGTGAACAAATCGAGCCTGTATTACATGAAGAATTAGCCATTTTCGCCACACCTAACAGGCATATTCAGTTTTGTTTTGACTACGAAACTAAACCCAAAACATTACACAATATTCAAATTGCTACATCACGGACTGGACGACTTTTGGAACAACAGGGAGCGAAAGTCAAAGTCGTGACACTCCCAGGGCCAGATAAAGGAGTGGATGATTTTATCGTCGCTGTTGGGTCACTTGCCTATGAAAAGGTGAGCCATCAAGCGATGAATTTAAAAGATTGGCAACAGCGTCATCAACAACGTGCAATTGCCATAGAACCACCGAGAAAGTTAACTCCAGAGCAACGTCAACAACGGCTAGCCTCTGAGTCAAATCAAACACAGGAGCAAATCAATGGAATCCCACAACAACATAGACCAAACACAAGTCATAGCACTAGCAGTCGCATCCTTAACGGAGAAGATAGAGGAATTAAGCAACAAAATCCTACACCTCGAACAGAGCCAAACACAAGAGATGACCAATTTCTTACAGCAATTAGCCGAGACGTTGAATTCCAAGAAATCGAACAATTTGGAGACGACATTGCAAGAATTAACCAAAGCATTAGAAACAATGACATCAGAAGTCAGCCAACAGAGAGAGTCTCAGGAGGAGCTAACCAAAACGATTCAGCAATTATTGACTACACAGGTACTCACACCCGAATTTCCCAGTCTAGTTTAGATGCAATCGCTGACTTTGTTGATCAGTCCACCATTGAGTCTGCCATAGTTGAAAAACTCTCACTACTTTCTCAGGAGCTATCCCAATTCCATCATGATTTCAGCAGTGAGACGAATTATACTAGAGCAATTGAGATTGGTTCTTGA
- a CDS encoding Atg14 domain-containing protein: MIEVSDAEKIEKDYLETLENLIKIIYESAKRRGIKSSNEISIAVDNENVYRGKIDDNNFNKINPFIDKNLVDKLNQAIFEPQNLKGKVSIKIGEEEVFHVEDGVVVKDKLGLSQPLSQTQENESQKNKPIVERTYSVEELQKQVNVLQKKVQEQQELVESLKSGQLNEESIAQLAQQIGELFKSLEKQQKLIEKTQQTLAKVNRSLPAIQNTKLQNFVGGIEKGVKQIAQGLFKSLKDSVMSRVNHTKQQMNGMKSQVKSKVDNWKHKTHQWSENAKGKAIEKKCESIAENFGKI, from the coding sequence ATGATTGAAGTATCTGATGCAGAAAAAATCGAAAAGGATTATTTGGAGACTTTAGAAAATTTAATAAAGATAATTTACGAAAGTGCTAAAAGAAGAGGAATAAAATCCTCAAATGAAATCTCTATTGCTGTAGATAATGAAAATGTATATAGAGGAAAAATTGATGATAATAATTTCAACAAGATTAACCCTTTTATTGACAAAAACTTGGTAGATAAATTAAACCAAGCTATTTTTGAACCCCAAAATCTCAAAGGTAAAGTATCAATAAAAATTGGAGAGGAAGAAGTATTTCATGTAGAAGATGGAGTAGTAGTAAAAGATAAATTAGGTTTATCGCAGCCTCTATCTCAAACTCAAGAAAATGAATCTCAGAAAAATAAACCAATAGTAGAGCGAACATATAGTGTAGAAGAACTGCAAAAGCAAGTAAATGTTCTGCAAAAGAAAGTACAAGAACAGCAGGAATTAGTTGAGAGTTTAAAATCTGGCCAACTAAACGAGGAAAGCATTGCTCAACTGGCACAACAAATTGGTGAATTATTCAAGTCTTTAGAGAAGCAACAGAAGTTAATTGAAAAGACCCAGCAAACTTTAGCTAAAGTTAATCGCTCTTTACCAGCAATTCAAAATACGAAGCTGCAAAATTTTGTGGGTGGAATTGAGAAAGGTGTGAAGCAAATAGCGCAAGGGTTATTTAAGAGCTTGAAAGATTCAGTTATGTCTAGGGTTAATCATACCAAACAACAAATGAATGGTATGAAATCCCAAGTTAAAAGCAAAGTAGATAACTGGAAACATAAAACTCATCAATGGAGTGAAAATGCTAAAGGTAAAGCAATTGAAAAAAAGTGTGAGAGCATTGCTGAGAATTTTGGGAAAATCTAA
- a CDS encoding type IV secretory system conjugative DNA transfer family protein — translation MTKITSQVGLNQFVPPGLESALISPAGLGILFCGAVILIAKYIDSKGGKGKLATARWGGSAEKAAARKLGCQQIRERKHNRVCLFVGTPKNTKTKVVNNRRITQIPKDAATMYLPEAQRGILVCGGPGSGKSFSMVTPLLRAAIDQGFPLVLYDFKYSEQESATAKAKGQAPILAGYARERGYKVTVLAPGFPESAVANPIDFLRNNEDSEMARQLAITLNRNFQLGSDESGNSFFTNAGDQLVQAVFMLAKGTKYPDIMMCQAILGLPKLVHRIEQAENLNFMVREAFAQFVSVAGSPETAASIVGTASGLFSRFMVPAALAAFCGKTNIPLDLKGRQMIIFGMNKEKRDVIAPLLVSILHLLVSRNVSGKRTSPLVLGIDELPTLYLPALVDWLNQNREDGLVSILGLQNLSMLEEAYGENTTNAIFGGCATKAFFNPQDDIAAERFSKFLGDVEVNYKQRSRSSGGKSGASTSNSDQNSTRQLFEVNQFNTLPEGKAVIVSPGFRSRGQISLPILEKIKIPERDIKSEIESVKIWYEFQKKLAEQSSLQIPADEEMRVRRQEALDLLPLIENQEQLKEYASLI, via the coding sequence ATGACAAAAATTACCTCCCAAGTCGGTTTAAATCAATTTGTACCGCCTGGGCTGGAGTCAGCGTTGATTTCACCAGCCGGATTAGGAATACTTTTTTGTGGTGCAGTTATCCTCATAGCCAAATATATTGATAGCAAAGGAGGGAAAGGAAAACTAGCGACGGCTCGATGGGGAGGTAGTGCAGAGAAGGCAGCAGCTCGTAAACTAGGATGTCAGCAGATTCGAGAACGCAAACATAATCGGGTTTGTTTGTTTGTGGGGACTCCGAAAAATACCAAAACCAAAGTCGTGAATAATCGGAGAATTACCCAGATTCCCAAAGACGCTGCCACAATGTATTTACCAGAAGCACAACGTGGGATTTTAGTTTGTGGTGGGCCAGGTAGTGGAAAATCATTTTCGATGGTGACACCATTGCTCCGTGCGGCTATTGACCAGGGGTTTCCTTTGGTTTTATATGATTTTAAGTACAGTGAGCAAGAATCGGCAACAGCCAAAGCCAAGGGACAAGCTCCAATATTAGCAGGATATGCAAGGGAGCGTGGGTATAAAGTGACAGTTCTCGCGCCAGGGTTTCCAGAGTCAGCAGTAGCTAACCCAATAGATTTTTTGCGTAATAACGAAGACTCAGAGATGGCACGTCAGTTAGCAATTACGCTAAACCGGAACTTTCAACTGGGTTCAGATGAGTCGGGGAATAGCTTTTTCACCAATGCAGGAGATCAACTGGTACAGGCAGTATTTATGTTGGCGAAAGGGACAAAGTACCCAGATATCATGATGTGCCAAGCGATTTTAGGACTGCCAAAATTAGTACACAGAATAGAACAAGCTGAAAATCTGAATTTCATGGTGAGAGAAGCGTTTGCACAGTTTGTGTCGGTAGCGGGGTCGCCGGAAACTGCTGCAAGTATCGTTGGCACAGCTAGTGGATTGTTTAGTAGGTTTATGGTGCCGGCAGCATTAGCAGCCTTCTGTGGAAAAACGAATATTCCATTGGATTTGAAGGGTCGGCAGATGATAATTTTTGGGATGAATAAAGAAAAGCGAGATGTAATTGCACCATTGTTGGTATCAATATTGCATTTATTAGTAAGTAGAAATGTGTCGGGTAAAAGAACTAGCCCATTAGTATTAGGAATTGATGAATTGCCTACGCTTTATTTGCCTGCGTTGGTAGATTGGCTCAACCAGAATAGGGAAGATGGACTGGTGTCAATCCTGGGATTACAAAACTTATCAATGTTAGAAGAAGCCTATGGAGAGAATACAACAAATGCAATTTTTGGAGGATGTGCAACCAAAGCATTTTTTAACCCACAGGATGATATTGCTGCCGAGAGATTTAGTAAGTTTTTGGGTGATGTTGAGGTCAATTATAAACAGCGTTCTCGCTCATCGGGAGGGAAGTCAGGGGCAAGTACGTCTAATTCTGATCAAAACAGCACGCGTCAACTATTTGAAGTGAATCAATTTAACACTTTACCAGAAGGAAAAGCGGTAATAGTTAGTCCAGGATTTCGCTCTCGTGGACAGATAAGTTTACCGATTTTGGAAAAAATTAAGATTCCTGAAAGAGATATAAAATCGGAAATTGAAAGTGTGAAAATCTGGTATGAGTTTCAAAAAAAATTAGCAGAGCAATCTAGTTTACAAATTCCAGCAGATGAAGAAATGAGAGTGAGACGACAAGAAGCATTAGATTTGTTGCCTCTGATAGAAAATCAAGAGCAATTGAAAGAATATGCAAGTTTGATATAA
- a CDS encoding helicase HerA domain-containing protein, giving the protein MLRKKTIDVASQINTEWSVNAQKQLYTGDVPLNVALIVLIYRETPEEIEDACRLISGYVNQPTELTRERQYSWLIWLETLLLRQRPQLTNPFNRRVAFFASEIIGLTPAVQIASNDKQGFELIADEGHSGVSIDLSTTKNMMVIGTTGSGKSVLVSSIIAECLALGYSILMIDLPNDDGSGTFGDFTPYYKGFYFDIARESNNLVQPLDLSKIPSEQREERVKAHRNDVNLIVLQLVLGTQSFDGFLAQTIESLIPLGVKAFYEDVEIQRRFTEAKKGGLGSGAWENTPTLVDMEKFFCTEQISLGYEDENVDRALNYIRLRLQYWRSSSIGDAICKPSTFETDAKLITFALTNLQSSKDAEVFGMSAYIAASRQTLASPNSVFFMDEASVLLRFPALSRLVGRKCATARKSGCRIILAAQDVISIAKSEAGEQILQNMPLRLMGKIVPGAAKSFCEILGIPKEIIDKNETFAPNIQQLYTMWLLDYNNKYIRCRYYPSYPLLALVANSREEQAKRDEFKEIYKNKFEWVAEFSKYYAECIQQGKPL; this is encoded by the coding sequence GTGCTGCGAAAAAAAACGATAGACGTAGCATCACAGATAAATACAGAATGGTCAGTAAATGCTCAGAAGCAGCTATATACAGGTGATGTACCGCTAAATGTGGCATTGATAGTCTTGATTTATCGGGAAACACCAGAAGAAATTGAGGATGCGTGTAGATTAATTTCGGGGTATGTGAATCAACCAACGGAATTGACGCGTGAGAGGCAGTATAGTTGGTTGATTTGGCTAGAAACCTTACTCTTAAGGCAAAGACCGCAACTAACAAACCCTTTCAACAGAAGAGTAGCATTTTTCGCCAGTGAAATCATTGGGTTAACACCGGCGGTGCAAATAGCCTCAAACGATAAACAAGGATTTGAATTAATTGCTGACGAGGGACACTCAGGCGTAAGTATCGATTTAAGCACAACGAAAAACATGATGGTAATCGGTACAACAGGTTCAGGGAAATCAGTATTAGTATCCTCCATCATTGCGGAATGTTTAGCCTTGGGATATTCAATATTAATGATTGATTTACCGAATGATGATGGTTCAGGAACATTCGGAGATTTTACGCCGTATTACAAGGGATTTTACTTTGATATTGCCAGAGAGTCGAACAACTTAGTACAGCCGCTAGACCTATCAAAAATCCCCTCTGAACAAAGGGAAGAAAGAGTAAAAGCCCACAGAAACGATGTGAATCTGATTGTGCTTCAGTTGGTGTTGGGTACGCAATCATTTGATGGTTTTTTGGCACAAACAATCGAATCCCTGATTCCATTGGGAGTAAAAGCCTTTTACGAGGATGTGGAAATTCAACGCCGATTTACAGAAGCCAAGAAAGGAGGATTGGGTTCTGGGGCTTGGGAGAATACCCCCACATTGGTAGATATGGAAAAATTCTTCTGTACAGAACAGATTAGCTTGGGGTATGAAGATGAAAACGTAGACAGAGCATTGAATTATATCAGGCTGCGGCTTCAGTATTGGCGGTCAAGTTCAATAGGGGATGCAATATGTAAGCCATCAACATTTGAAACAGATGCCAAATTAATTACCTTTGCCCTGACAAATTTGCAATCGAGTAAAGATGCCGAAGTATTTGGGATGTCGGCATACATTGCAGCGTCAAGACAAACATTAGCTTCACCCAACAGCGTATTTTTCATGGATGAAGCTTCTGTATTACTACGCTTTCCGGCGTTGTCAAGATTAGTAGGGCGAAAATGCGCGACGGCAAGAAAATCAGGATGTCGGATTATTCTGGCAGCCCAGGATGTGATATCAATTGCTAAATCGGAAGCAGGGGAGCAAATATTACAGAATATGCCATTGAGATTGATGGGAAAAATCGTTCCAGGGGCAGCGAAGAGCTTTTGTGAAATACTGGGGATTCCCAAAGAAATTATTGATAAAAACGAAACTTTTGCGCCAAATATTCAACAACTATACACAATGTGGCTGTTGGATTATAACAACAAATATATCAGGTGTCGTTATTATCCGTCCTATCCCCTGCTGGCATTGGTTGCCAACAGTCGAGAGGAACAAGCCAAGCGAGATGAATTTAAAGAAATCTACAAAAATAAGTTTGAATGGGTAGCAGAATTTTCTAAGTATTATGCCGAATGTATACAACAAGGAAAGCCGCTATGA
- a CDS encoding AIPR family protein — protein sequence MPKIYRLKIDNYVSANNHCMIATVHVDTFPTDLPLEPNIREPNKKSATYRQIFDSVTTQPEKFFERHSGIVLCANKVKPTKNKTELELEVLEACEGGSDGIINGGHTVLAFEQARNYKYDLTEARVKVTIHIGLTEEEAKDIALASNTTAPVDARSKVNARGDYKFVKQFLAKLEREEETKFRIAYYQNQTGAPKSPQCNVNHLIKLMNCLDRNRYNPESNKRTKHPPVSNTPSLSDAERERLTLLLPLLPKALWLEQRVFEIIQEHITNPRRKGVNDLASIDTRKNTLLPDSRYSFGFSAPADIAMPIVAAYRVFLDEQYNWIIPFDEFAEDFVQHLWTNYYKKYLVSEKLALNTVGSKICRNPEIWDSLYVSAQSYLNQHLMKMVNSKGREELKLAN from the coding sequence ATGCCAAAAATTTATCGGTTGAAAATAGACAACTATGTCAGTGCGAACAACCACTGCATGATTGCTACCGTCCATGTAGATACTTTCCCAACAGACTTACCTTTAGAACCCAACATTAGAGAACCGAACAAAAAAAGTGCGACATACAGACAAATATTTGACTCAGTGACGACTCAACCAGAAAAATTCTTTGAGCGTCACAGTGGAATTGTGCTGTGTGCCAACAAGGTTAAACCCACCAAAAACAAAACTGAACTAGAACTAGAGGTATTAGAAGCGTGTGAGGGTGGCAGTGACGGGATTATTAATGGAGGGCATACAGTTTTAGCGTTTGAGCAAGCGAGAAATTATAAATATGACCTAACCGAAGCTAGGGTCAAAGTGACCATCCACATTGGACTAACGGAAGAAGAAGCCAAAGATATAGCATTGGCATCAAATACAACGGCCCCGGTGGATGCACGTTCTAAAGTGAACGCCAGGGGAGATTACAAATTTGTCAAGCAGTTTTTAGCCAAACTGGAACGAGAGGAAGAAACAAAATTCCGCATCGCGTACTATCAAAACCAAACCGGTGCGCCCAAAAGTCCCCAGTGCAATGTGAATCATTTAATCAAATTGATGAACTGCCTGGACAGAAACAGATATAATCCTGAATCTAACAAGAGAACCAAACATCCTCCTGTGAGCAACACACCAAGCTTAAGTGATGCGGAAAGAGAAAGATTGACTCTTTTGTTACCTCTGCTACCCAAAGCTTTATGGCTTGAGCAAAGAGTATTTGAAATTATTCAGGAGCATATCACGAACCCCAGAAGAAAGGGAGTGAATGACTTGGCATCAATAGATACACGAAAAAATACGCTTCTGCCTGACAGTCGATATTCTTTTGGGTTTAGTGCGCCGGCGGATATTGCTATGCCCATTGTTGCTGCCTACCGGGTGTTTTTGGATGAACAGTACAACTGGATAATACCTTTCGATGAGTTTGCTGAGGATTTTGTACAACATTTGTGGACAAACTATTACAAAAAATACTTGGTGTCGGAGAAATTGGCTCTTAATACAGTAGGAAGCAAAATCTGTCGCAATCCAGAGATTTGGGACAGTCTCTACGTCTCGGCTCAAAGCTATCTCAATCAGCACTTGATGAAGATGGTGAACTCGAAAGGGCGCGAAGAATTAAAGCTTGCTAATTAA
- a CDS encoding AAA family ATPase produces the protein MTGMNSDKQLSRIVLKGFKSIAKCDLELSRLNILIGSNGAGKSNFIGFFRMVGQLLEQNLQVFVSRQGSPDALLHFGRKTTEQLEWQLYFGNNGYFATLEPTKDNRLMFTQESFWCNMSGEYQIGRGHFETKALTSTRTGIDESVLEAMQQWRVYHFHDTSESAYIKQPHGINDNAYLRPDARNLASFLYLLRDTYPVNYQRIVKTIRLVAPFFGDFFLRPAPQNKEIIELEWFERGQDIPFKAHLLSDGTLRFICLATVFLQPEDLLPATILVDEPELGLHPYAITVLASLMRTASKQVIVSTQSVELLNEFEANDVIVVDRNEGTSCLRRLNQQELEAWLLDYSLGELWLKNLLGGRPTR, from the coding sequence ATGACGGGGATGAACAGTGACAAACAACTGTCGAGAATAGTTTTAAAAGGCTTCAAGTCTATCGCCAAATGTGACCTTGAATTATCCAGACTTAACATTTTGATAGGCTCTAATGGGGCGGGGAAGTCTAATTTTATTGGCTTCTTCCGCATGGTTGGACAGTTGCTTGAGCAAAACCTGCAAGTGTTTGTTAGTCGTCAGGGCAGTCCTGATGCTTTATTGCATTTTGGGCGGAAAACAACGGAACAATTAGAGTGGCAGCTATACTTCGGCAATAATGGATACTTCGCTACCCTTGAACCAACCAAGGATAATCGCTTGATGTTCACTCAGGAATCCTTTTGGTGCAACATGAGTGGTGAGTATCAAATAGGTAGAGGTCATTTCGAGACAAAGGCTTTGACCAGCACAAGAACGGGAATTGATGAATCCGTTTTAGAAGCCATGCAGCAGTGGCGCGTTTATCATTTTCATGACACTAGTGAGAGTGCCTACATCAAACAGCCTCATGGAATCAATGACAATGCTTACCTACGTCCTGATGCACGTAACCTTGCATCCTTCCTCTATCTATTGCGCGACACCTACCCAGTAAATTATCAAAGAATTGTCAAAACCATTCGACTTGTTGCTCCATTCTTTGGTGACTTTTTTCTGCGTCCTGCTCCACAAAACAAGGAAATTATTGAGTTGGAATGGTTTGAGCGGGGGCAAGATATTCCTTTCAAGGCTCACTTGCTTTCGGATGGCACGCTGCGTTTTATCTGTCTAGCAACGGTTTTTCTACAACCTGAAGACCTCCTACCAGCAACAATTCTCGTTGATGAGCCAGAATTAGGACTTCATCCTTATGCTATTACCGTGCTGGCTTCTTTGATGCGTACTGCCTCCAAACAAGTGATTGTTTCTACTCAGTCCGTCGAGTTGCTCAACGAATTTGAAGCCAACGATGTCATTGTTGTAGACCGTAATGAAGGGACTTCCTGCCTTCGCAGGCTGAATCAGCAGGAATTAGAAGCTTGGCTATTGGATTATAGCTTGGGTGAGCTTTGGCTCAAAAACCTCCTGGGCGGGAGACCTACACGATGA
- a CDS encoding DUF4276 family protein has translation MIRVNIFVEGQTEETFVRELLYGYFLAKNIYLNPILVKTSSTGKGGVVSYAKIKPQLNRKCLEDKTAIVTTMFDMYALPNDFPGSNSIPKTKDPFQKAEHLEREMGKDVGHKNFIPNLLVHEFEGLLYSQPDAFSLWFDEGVVSILQAERHAFPSPEHINDHPQKAPSKRIRNCCKGYDKALHGSLLALDIGLDTIRQECQHFHQWLLRLENLISS, from the coding sequence ATGATTCGAGTCAATATTTTCGTGGAAGGACAAACCGAAGAAACTTTTGTCAGAGAACTGCTCTACGGGTATTTTCTAGCCAAAAATATCTACCTCAATCCGATTCTCGTCAAAACCAGTTCCACTGGTAAAGGTGGTGTGGTGAGCTATGCCAAAATCAAGCCCCAATTAAATCGCAAGTGCCTGGAAGACAAAACGGCTATCGTCACTACCATGTTTGATATGTATGCCTTGCCTAATGATTTTCCGGGGAGCAATTCCATACCCAAAACCAAGGACCCATTTCAGAAGGCTGAACATCTAGAACGGGAGATGGGCAAGGATGTTGGTCACAAAAATTTTATCCCGAATTTGCTGGTACATGAATTTGAAGGGCTGCTATACAGTCAGCCAGACGCTTTTTCCCTGTGGTTTGATGAAGGTGTGGTGAGTATTCTACAAGCTGAACGTCATGCCTTTCCTTCTCCTGAACATATTAATGATCATCCACAGAAAGCACCATCCAAACGAATTCGTAATTGTTGCAAGGGATATGACAAAGCACTACATGGTTCGCTGCTGGCTCTCGATATTGGACTGGATACCATACGTCAGGAATGTCAACATTTTCACCAATGGTTATTACGTCTGGAAAATCTCATTTCCAGCTGA
- a CDS encoding tyrosine-type recombinase/integrase, whose protein sequence is MPSPDSLEKNSLPPIKLIPLENEPAASAKSATKLSSISKKITPPTDIRWIKVLEFLRSTNLAPNSRKMYERELKRFLGWTQLHYHELRPRHLGLYKEYLRDEVKTDSGKPLSKSSINAGVAALKSFFKWMCYTYPDIIATNPTLGIKLEKVPLPPAQSLTDEQVERVWSALELLGETKQRDTALVHILSHGLRAGEVVQLNVGSFDGKLLFLPDTKTNEPRLVPLRKESREVLAAYLRSRSVGGEELNSLTPLMISHHASYKGERLSYHGIYFAVEKIGELAGIEDLHPHQFRHTYATDLLLLGVDPSHARKLTGHQSERAFRRYTLRSEQEAAIAAYYRAIGEEAE, encoded by the coding sequence ATGCCATCTCCTGATAGTTTAGAAAAAAATTCCTTACCACCGATTAAACTCATCCCACTCGAAAATGAGCCGGCGGCATCTGCTAAGAGTGCTACAAAACTAAGTAGCATATCCAAAAAGATCACACCACCCACAGATATTCGATGGATAAAGGTACTGGAGTTTTTACGCAGCACCAATCTTGCGCCTAACAGTCGCAAAATGTATGAGCGCGAATTGAAGCGGTTTTTGGGATGGACACAACTGCATTACCATGAGCTACGCCCACGTCACCTGGGGTTATACAAGGAATATCTGCGCGATGAAGTAAAAACTGATTCAGGAAAACCCCTGTCAAAAAGCAGTATCAATGCTGGGGTTGCTGCGCTCAAAAGCTTCTTTAAATGGATGTGTTATACATATCCAGACATAATTGCAACTAACCCCACACTAGGGATTAAGCTAGAAAAAGTGCCTCTTCCACCAGCCCAAAGCTTAACTGATGAACAGGTGGAGCGAGTGTGGTCAGCTTTAGAATTATTGGGAGAAACAAAACAACGAGATACCGCACTTGTCCACATACTCAGCCACGGACTCCGCGCCGGGGAAGTTGTACAGCTAAATGTAGGCTCATTTGATGGCAAGCTGCTGTTTTTACCTGATACTAAAACTAATGAACCGCGCTTAGTGCCATTGCGAAAGGAAAGCAGAGAAGTATTAGCGGCGTATTTGCGATCGCGCTCAGTTGGGGGTGAAGAACTAAACAGCCTCACGCCGTTGATGATTTCGCATCATGCCTCATATAAGGGCGAAAGGCTCAGTTATCACGGGATTTACTTTGCTGTAGAAAAAATCGGTGAATTAGCTGGTATTGAAGATTTGCATCCCCATCAGTTCCGCCATACCTACGCCACTGACTTATTGCTGTTAGGCGTTGACCCCAGCCACGCACGAAAACTGACCGGGCATCAAAGCGAGAGAGCGTTCCGACGGTATACTCTGCGGAGTGAACAAGAAGCGGCGATCGCTGCTTACTATCGTGCAATAGGGGAAGAAGCAGAGTAG
- a CDS encoding ParM/StbA family protein — MSNIHNLQKIFPAGFDNGYGSLKLLVDGFEVVRVPSYISTAEMEDVPGRVILNGNAYTVGESAFRAGNHFERNTDSNENKVKNALTTLLGALAHLPHRKAWHLKLVVSLHDVALAENLKKVLNGEYQPILAGKASLVKIEVLKVVPEGIGALYGQSLPKKLTVLDFGNGTTLYSRYSQGKREVHTPYPIGVEVLIDEIAQKMKHLNGGKVGEPSKIRYCLEMGHTRYSRDIDIKDIYSACLKDWYEKYLKKIVSMALDAKHTGDEIWAIGGGCLLPGLKKLLEKNGFTVLENPVEANAFGLLSMAKAIVSKNG, encoded by the coding sequence ATGTCAAATATTCACAACTTACAAAAAATTTTTCCGGCAGGCTTTGATAACGGTTACGGCAGTCTAAAACTTTTAGTGGATGGCTTTGAAGTAGTGCGCGTCCCCAGCTATATTTCCACAGCAGAAATGGAAGATGTACCAGGAAGAGTAATTCTCAATGGCAATGCTTACACAGTTGGGGAATCAGCGTTCCGAGCCGGAAATCATTTTGAGCGCAACACAGATAGCAATGAAAACAAAGTCAAGAATGCACTGACAACATTGTTGGGAGCATTAGCACATCTGCCACACCGTAAGGCGTGGCATTTAAAATTAGTAGTCAGCTTACATGATGTAGCTCTAGCAGAGAATTTGAAGAAAGTATTAAATGGAGAATACCAGCCAATACTGGCGGGGAAAGCATCATTAGTAAAGATAGAAGTGCTGAAAGTAGTACCAGAGGGGATAGGCGCATTGTATGGGCAGTCACTTCCCAAAAAATTAACAGTGTTGGACTTTGGCAATGGCACAACACTATATTCGCGTTACAGCCAAGGAAAGCGAGAAGTTCACACCCCCTACCCCATAGGTGTAGAAGTTCTCATCGATGAAATTGCCCAAAAAATGAAACATCTGAATGGAGGAAAAGTCGGAGAGCCATCGAAGATTAGATATTGTCTGGAAATGGGGCATACCAGATATAGTCGTGACATCGATATCAAAGATATCTATAGTGCTTGTTTAAAAGATTGGTACGAGAAATACCTGAAAAAAATAGTGAGTATGGCACTTGATGCCAAACACACTGGAGATGAAATTTGGGCAATTGGTGGAGGGTGTCTGTTACCTGGGCTGAAGAAACTGCTAGAGAAGAACGGATTCACAGTGTTGGAGAATCCAGTAGAAGCGAATGCCTTTGGACTGCTATCAATGGCAAAAGCGATTGTTAGTAAGAATGGGTAG